One genomic region from Proteus vulgaris encodes:
- the fdnG gene encoding formate dehydrogenase-N subunit alpha encodes MQVSRRQFFKICAGGMAGTTAAALGFAPAVALAGSRQYKLLRARETRNTCTYCSVGCGLLMYSLGDGAKNAKETIFHIEGDSDHPVNRGALCPKGAGLVDFIHSEGRLKHPEYRAPGSDKWVKLSWEETFDRIARLIKKDRDANFQKFNKEGVEVNRWLTTGMLCASAASNETGFLTQKFSRALGMLAVDNQARVUHGPTVASLAPTFGRGAMTNHWVDMKNANLIVVMGGNAAEAHPVGFRWAMEAKIHNNAKLIVIDPRFTRTAAVADFYTPIRSGTDITFLSGVILYLLENKKYQKEYVEAYTNASLIVREDYHFDDGLFSGYDAEKRKYDKTTWNYEMDENGFAKRDTTLQHPRCVWNLLKQHVSRYTPDVVTQICGTPKDDFLKVCEYIAETAAKDKTASFLYALGWTQHTVGAQNIRTMAMIQLLLGNMGMAGGGVNALRGHSNIQGLTDLGLLSQSLPGYMTLPSEKQTSLETYLAANTPKATVPGQVNYWGNYPKFFVSMMKTFYGDNAQRDNDWGFSLLPKWDKPYDVLQYFDMMDRGEVNGYICQGFNPVASFPNKNKVVRSLSKLKFLITMDPLNTETSCFWQNHGEENDVKTADIQTEVFRLPTTCFAEEDGSIVNSGRWLQWHWKGGDAPGVAIPDAEILSGIFHRLRQLYREEGGAMPEQVLNMTWDYFDPDNPTSAEVAQESNGRALVDLKDADGNIILKKGQLLSSFAQLRDDGTTASGCWIFAGSWTEKGNQMANRDNSDPSGLGNTLGWAWAWPLNRRIIYNRASADPQGQPWDPKRKLIEWDGSKWTGIDVPDYSNAAPGSDVGPFIMQPEGMGRLFAIDKMAEGPFPEHYEPIETPLGTNPLHPNVVSNPAARIFKDDWKDMGKAEDFPYVGTTYRLTEHFHFWTKHARLNAIIQPQQFIEIGERLAAEKGIVQGDTVKVSSKRGYIKAKAVVTKRIRTLDVDGRKVDTIGIPIHWGFEGVAVKGFIANTLTPFVGDANTQTPEFKAFLVNVEKV; translated from the coding sequence ATGCAGGTCAGCAGAAGACAGTTCTTTAAGATCTGTGCTGGCGGTATGGCAGGTACTACAGCGGCGGCGCTCGGTTTTGCACCAGCAGTTGCGCTAGCAGGTTCACGTCAGTATAAATTACTGAGAGCCCGCGAAACCCGCAATACCTGTACGTACTGTTCTGTCGGTTGTGGACTATTAATGTATAGTCTGGGCGATGGCGCGAAAAACGCAAAAGAAACGATATTCCATATTGAAGGTGACTCAGACCATCCAGTAAACCGCGGTGCATTATGCCCTAAAGGTGCTGGTCTTGTGGATTTCATCCACAGTGAAGGTCGTTTAAAACACCCTGAATACCGTGCACCCGGCTCGGATAAATGGGTAAAACTCTCATGGGAAGAAACGTTTGATCGTATTGCGCGCTTAATCAAAAAAGACCGCGATGCCAACTTCCAGAAATTCAATAAAGAAGGTGTAGAAGTCAACCGTTGGTTAACAACCGGTATGCTTTGCGCCTCTGCAGCAAGCAATGAAACTGGGTTTTTAACTCAGAAATTCTCAAGAGCTCTTGGGATGCTAGCTGTCGATAACCAAGCGCGTGTCTGACACGGACCAACGGTAGCAAGTCTTGCTCCAACATTTGGTCGCGGTGCGATGACCAACCACTGGGTTGATATGAAAAACGCCAACCTTATCGTCGTTATGGGCGGTAATGCGGCAGAAGCACACCCTGTGGGATTCCGCTGGGCGATGGAAGCTAAAATCCATAATAACGCCAAGCTCATTGTTATTGATCCTCGCTTCACCCGTACTGCGGCTGTTGCGGATTTCTATACGCCTATCCGTTCTGGTACTGATATTACGTTCTTATCGGGCGTTATCTTATATCTGCTCGAAAATAAGAAATATCAAAAAGAATACGTTGAGGCTTATACCAATGCTAGCTTGATTGTCCGTGAAGACTACCATTTTGATGATGGTTTATTCAGCGGATATGATGCGGAAAAACGTAAATACGATAAAACCACTTGGAACTACGAGATGGATGAAAATGGTTTCGCAAAACGCGACACCACATTACAACATCCTCGTTGCGTCTGGAATCTGTTAAAACAACACGTTAGCCGTTACACGCCTGATGTGGTTACTCAGATTTGTGGTACACCAAAAGACGATTTCCTAAAAGTCTGTGAATATATTGCTGAAACAGCAGCGAAAGATAAAACAGCTTCTTTCCTGTATGCATTAGGCTGGACTCAACATACCGTTGGTGCCCAAAACATTCGTACCATGGCAATGATCCAATTACTGTTAGGTAATATGGGTATGGCTGGTGGCGGTGTTAACGCACTACGTGGTCACTCTAATATTCAAGGCTTAACTGACCTCGGTCTATTATCTCAAAGCTTACCGGGCTATATGACTCTGCCTTCTGAAAAGCAGACTTCATTAGAAACCTACTTAGCTGCGAATACGCCAAAAGCGACAGTACCAGGACAAGTTAACTACTGGGGCAATTATCCTAAATTCTTCGTCAGTATGATGAAGACATTCTATGGCGATAATGCTCAACGTGATAATGATTGGGGCTTCTCACTGTTACCTAAGTGGGACAAACCTTACGATGTTCTACAATACTTCGACATGATGGATAGAGGTGAAGTCAACGGCTATATCTGCCAAGGCTTTAACCCAGTTGCATCATTCCCGAATAAGAACAAAGTTGTTCGTTCATTATCAAAACTGAAATTCCTTATCACAATGGATCCGCTAAACACTGAAACTTCATGTTTCTGGCAGAACCACGGTGAAGAGAACGACGTTAAAACAGCAGATATCCAGACAGAAGTATTCCGTCTGCCAACAACCTGTTTCGCAGAAGAAGACGGTTCTATCGTTAACTCTGGTCGCTGGTTACAGTGGCACTGGAAAGGTGGTGATGCCCCTGGTGTTGCTATCCCTGATGCTGAGATTTTATCTGGTATTTTCCATCGTTTACGCCAACTCTATAGAGAAGAAGGCGGCGCGATGCCAGAGCAGGTGTTGAATATGACTTGGGATTACTTTGATCCTGATAATCCAACATCCGCAGAAGTTGCACAAGAAAGTAATGGTAGAGCATTAGTTGATTTAAAAGACGCTGATGGCAATATCATTCTGAAAAAAGGTCAACTGCTTAGCTCGTTCGCTCAGTTACGTGATGATGGTACCACAGCAAGTGGCTGTTGGATCTTCGCTGGTAGCTGGACAGAGAAAGGCAACCAAATGGCTAACCGTGATAACTCCGATCCATCAGGATTGGGTAATACATTAGGTTGGGCATGGGCATGGCCTCTTAACCGTCGCATTATTTATAACCGCGCATCGGCAGACCCACAAGGTCAACCGTGGGATCCTAAACGTAAGTTAATCGAATGGGATGGCAGCAAATGGACTGGTATTGATGTACCTGACTATAGCAACGCTGCACCGGGTTCTGATGTTGGTCCATTTATTATGCAGCCGGAAGGTATGGGACGTCTGTTTGCTATCGATAAGATGGCAGAAGGTCCATTCCCTGAGCACTATGAGCCAATTGAAACACCATTGGGTACTAACCCACTACATCCAAATGTGGTTTCAAACCCAGCAGCGCGTATTTTTAAAGATGACTGGAAAGATATGGGTAAAGCAGAAGATTTCCCATATGTCGGTACAACTTATCGTCTGACAGAACATTTCCACTTCTGGACTAAACACGCGCGCTTAAATGCGATTATTCAGCCACAACAATTTATTGAAATTGGTGAGCGTTTAGCCGCAGAAAAAGGCATTGTTCAAGGCGATACCGTAAAAGTCAGCTCAAAACGTGGTTATATCAAAGCTAAAGCGGTGGTTACTAAACGTATTAGAACCCTTGATGTTGATGGGCGCAAAGTGGATACCATTGGTATTCCTATTCACTGGGGCTTTGAAGGTGTCGCAGTGAAAGGCTTTATTGCGAATACGTTAACACCATTCGTTGGTGATGCGAATACACAAACGCCTGAGTTTAAAGCGTTCCTTGTTAATGTGGAAAAGGTGTAA
- the fdhD gene encoding formate dehydrogenase accessory sulfurtransferase FdhD: protein MDETKSTKLLTKRVIIGVDQTIVQHKGSLNRQEDDYIALEVPVALVYNGISHVVMMASPKNLELFAVGFSLSEGIIESSNEIRSIEIVESCNGGIEVQVELSSRRFMGLKERRRNMTGRTGCGICGTEQLEEIFRPITPLPFTQTFSLSNLDKALEQMTTVQEIGELTGCTHAAVWLSPEGEMQGGCEDVGRHVALDKLLGMKAKEKWSEGAVLVSSRASYEMVQKAAMCGAEILFAVSAATSLAVEVANKYNVTLVGFCRRGRATVFTHPQRLTD, encoded by the coding sequence ATGGATGAAACAAAATCGACAAAATTGTTAACTAAACGTGTAATCATTGGCGTAGATCAAACAATTGTGCAACACAAAGGATCGCTTAACAGACAAGAAGACGATTATATTGCACTCGAAGTTCCTGTTGCATTAGTGTACAACGGAATTTCTCACGTCGTTATGATGGCAAGCCCTAAAAATTTAGAGTTGTTCGCTGTCGGATTTTCTTTATCAGAAGGCATTATAGAATCTTCTAATGAAATTCGCAGTATCGAAATTGTAGAAAGTTGTAACGGAGGCATTGAAGTTCAAGTTGAATTATCAAGCCGACGTTTTATGGGATTAAAAGAGCGACGCCGCAATATGACTGGTCGTACTGGCTGTGGTATTTGTGGAACTGAACAACTGGAAGAGATTTTCCGACCGATTACGCCGTTACCTTTTACACAAACATTTTCACTTTCAAACCTTGATAAAGCCTTAGAGCAGATGACAACCGTTCAAGAAATCGGTGAGCTAACGGGTTGTACACATGCTGCTGTTTGGTTGTCGCCAGAAGGTGAAATGCAGGGAGGATGTGAAGATGTTGGTCGTCATGTCGCACTTGATAAGCTTTTAGGTATGAAAGCGAAAGAAAAGTGGAGTGAAGGTGCAGTATTAGTCTCTAGTCGTGCCAGTTATGAAATGGTGCAAAAAGCCGCTATGTGTGGCGCAGAAATTTTATTCGCTGTTTCTGCGGCAACCTCTTTAGCGGTTGAAGTGGCTAATAAATACAATGTGACGCTGGTGGGTTTTTGTCGTCGCGGAAGAGCAACGGTGTTTACTCATCCACAACGACTGACTGACTAA
- a CDS encoding ATP-grasp fold amidoligase family protein — protein MKIIEYYFKQFRTIALPDRVYLKNKFIRNLGYQPNFKIPTSLNEKINARMLFDRNPIYTRLADKIKVRDYVIEKIGPHYLVPIINTYSHPDEIDITQLPSRFVLKCNHDSGSTIICLDKTTFDFEKAKKKLQFHLKRNLYPVTREWHYKKIKAQILCEEYIDLFDTQNPMIPTTCRLHCFNGQPLYAEIDISDTKGNEYINVYDTNWQLQPITLEDPNTPELVEKPAQFENMLQLAAKMASDFNYCRVDFLMSENRLIFSEMTFTPNAGRIPIKPKEWDYKLGALWSSVK, from the coding sequence ATGAAAATCATAGAATATTATTTCAAACAGTTTCGCACTATCGCATTACCTGATCGTGTGTATTTAAAGAACAAGTTTATACGTAACTTAGGTTATCAACCTAACTTTAAAATACCGACATCACTTAATGAAAAAATTAATGCACGTATGTTATTTGATAGAAATCCAATTTATACGCGTTTAGCAGATAAGATTAAAGTGAGAGACTATGTGATAGAAAAGATTGGCCCACACTATCTGGTTCCTATCATTAACACCTATTCTCATCCTGATGAAATCGATATTACTCAACTTCCTTCACGCTTTGTACTCAAATGTAACCATGACAGTGGTAGTACAATCATCTGCCTTGATAAAACCACTTTTGATTTTGAAAAAGCAAAGAAAAAGCTTCAGTTTCATTTAAAACGCAATCTCTATCCTGTCACGCGCGAATGGCATTATAAAAAAATCAAAGCTCAAATTCTCTGCGAAGAATATATCGATTTATTTGATACACAAAATCCAATGATACCAACGACTTGTCGTCTTCACTGTTTTAATGGTCAGCCTCTTTATGCTGAAATTGATATTTCTGATACTAAAGGGAATGAGTACATTAATGTGTATGATACAAATTGGCAGTTACAACCTATCACATTAGAAGATCCCAACACCCCAGAACTTGTTGAAAAACCAGCTCAATTTGAAAATATGCTGCAATTAGCTGCTAAAATGGCAAGTGACTTTAATTATTGCCGAGTCGATTTTTTAATGTCTGAAAATAGGCTTATCTTTAGCGAAATGACTTTTACTCCAAATGCAGGACGTATTCCCATCAAACCTAAAGAGTGGGATTACAAATTAGGTGCATTGTGGTCATCGGTCAAATAG
- the umoA gene encoding UmoA family flagellar biogenesis regulator: protein MSAKSLFIILSLLGLSVSCLAGDGLVDRTWPASGLDTQSYRQALRQPTASSRYTLFNITPDMPVPGGASHSDPQGIRYIAMKYGPYGQPEHYKTYQIMFSHYSNSSTKKIRYLGELYTVVGDIYLIDPFATTNEWQRGRSQIVEEYYEILDAHGNRTGKGLRFNNWDKPIHITKWSSN, encoded by the coding sequence ATGTCTGCTAAGTCCCTATTTATAATTCTTTCATTGTTAGGATTATCTGTTTCCTGTTTAGCGGGAGATGGTTTAGTGGATAGAACATGGCCAGCTTCTGGATTAGATACACAAAGCTATCGACAAGCATTAAGACAGCCGACTGCAAGCTCTCGATATACTCTTTTTAATATCACACCCGATATGCCTGTTCCGGGTGGTGCAAGCCATTCTGATCCTCAAGGTATTCGTTATATTGCAATGAAATATGGCCCTTATGGTCAGCCAGAGCACTATAAAACCTACCAAATTATGTTTTCTCACTATTCAAATAGTAGTACGAAGAAAATCCGCTATTTAGGTGAACTATATACCGTTGTCGGCGATATCTATTTAATTGATCCTTTTGCAACAACCAATGAATGGCAACGTGGTCGTAGCCAAATCGTTGAAGAGTATTATGAGATATTAGATGCTCACGGAAATAGAACAGGAAAAGGATTACGCTTTAACAATTGGGATAAACCAATTCATATAACTAAATGGTCATCAAATTAA
- a CDS encoding nitrilase family protein encodes MNTSKTLRVATVQFQHKANDKAYNLAKIHQFIESAASQQVKVLVLPEMCITGYWHVPQLPKHEVYALSERISDSASLALIKQKAMAHQMAIGVGLIERAEDNTLYNTWVVCMPDGSLHKHRKLHAFEHPIIKSGEQYTVFETPWGVKMGVLICWDNNLVENARANALLGADILLAPHQTGGTNSRSPHSMKPIPMTLWENRHQDPQSLQAAFQGEHGRGWLMRWLPARAHDNGMFVLFSNGVGRDEEEVRTGNAMIIDPYGRIVKESKAINDDMVIADIDLSLLENSTGRRWLTGRRPELYSILTTKLGNEQDPISVRFGKA; translated from the coding sequence ATGAACACATCTAAAACATTACGCGTTGCTACTGTGCAGTTTCAGCATAAAGCAAACGACAAAGCTTATAATTTAGCGAAAATTCATCAATTTATAGAGAGTGCAGCCAGTCAGCAGGTAAAGGTATTAGTGCTTCCTGAAATGTGCATTACAGGATATTGGCACGTTCCTCAATTGCCAAAGCATGAAGTCTACGCATTAAGCGAACGCATTTCTGATAGCGCATCTTTAGCGTTAATCAAACAAAAAGCGATGGCGCATCAAATGGCGATAGGTGTCGGACTTATTGAGCGAGCAGAAGACAATACACTCTATAATACATGGGTTGTTTGTATGCCTGATGGCTCTTTGCATAAGCATCGGAAATTACATGCTTTCGAACATCCGATCATCAAAAGTGGTGAGCAATACACCGTATTTGAAACCCCTTGGGGCGTTAAAATGGGAGTATTAATTTGCTGGGATAATAACTTGGTAGAAAATGCACGCGCTAATGCATTATTAGGTGCCGATATTTTACTCGCACCTCATCAAACTGGTGGAACAAATTCACGTAGTCCACATAGTATGAAGCCGATCCCTATGACACTTTGGGAAAATCGACATCAAGATCCTCAATCATTACAAGCGGCATTTCAAGGTGAGCACGGAAGAGGCTGGTTAATGCGTTGGTTACCAGCAAGAGCTCATGATAACGGCATGTTTGTGTTATTTAGTAATGGTGTAGGTCGTGATGAGGAAGAAGTTCGTACAGGGAATGCAATGATCATCGACCCTTATGGACGGATAGTAAAAGAGAGCAAAGCGATTAATGATGATATGGTGATTGCAGATATTGATCTCTCATTATTAGAAAACTCAACCGGAAGACGTTGGCTAACAGGGCGAAGACCTGAACTTTATTCGATATTAACGACAAAATTAGGAAATGAACAAGATCCTATTTCAGTTCGATTTGGTAAAGCGTAA
- a CDS encoding LysR family transcriptional regulator: protein MDTRLLNAFVVLAETEHFGEASSKLCISQPALTKQIKTLESQLGVTLFQRGRHGAKLTPEGQYLLSQSQSVLREARILEKQARQLSAPQKVELYAGFGLSSLNFITPLLAKFNHVHPDITVHIDDMPSNTMEDKLLLGELDLAFSRLPVTEPLKSISLVQERLMLAIPTQTIMVLEADDDPLHYFNTLGLIQLSPEKGKKLYQQIHDFLKHHQIKPRVLQQSQDIQTQLALVAAGLGMALVPKSAELICDKQKITLLPLSGLYTQWEIGVIWNNNIQNKDRDIFIKIISEEINKI, encoded by the coding sequence ATGGATACCCGTTTATTGAATGCTTTTGTTGTTTTAGCTGAAACAGAACATTTTGGTGAAGCTTCATCAAAGCTTTGTATTAGCCAACCGGCGCTAACTAAGCAGATAAAAACATTAGAATCTCAATTGGGTGTCACTCTTTTCCAGCGCGGACGTCACGGCGCAAAATTAACCCCTGAAGGACAGTATTTACTAAGCCAATCTCAATCAGTTTTAAGAGAAGCCCGTATTCTAGAAAAACAAGCTCGCCAATTGAGTGCTCCTCAAAAAGTAGAGCTGTATGCAGGATTTGGTCTGTCCTCATTAAATTTTATTACACCACTATTGGCAAAATTTAATCATGTTCATCCTGATATCACCGTTCATATTGATGATATGCCTTCTAACACAATGGAAGATAAATTACTTTTAGGTGAGCTTGATCTAGCGTTTTCACGTTTACCGGTTACAGAGCCACTAAAAAGTATTTCGTTAGTGCAAGAGCGATTGATGTTAGCCATTCCCACGCAAACTATTATGGTGCTAGAGGCTGATGATGATCCACTACACTACTTTAATACGCTTGGGCTTATTCAGTTGTCTCCTGAAAAAGGAAAAAAACTGTATCAACAAATCCATGATTTTCTGAAACATCATCAAATCAAACCTCGTGTATTACAACAATCGCAAGATATTCAAACGCAGCTAGCATTAGTTGCCGCAGGATTAGGAATGGCATTGGTACCTAAAAGTGCAGAACTTATTTGTGATAAACAAAAAATCACTTTATTGCCACTGTCTGGTTTGTATACACAATGGGAAATAGGTGTTATTTGGAATAATAATATTCAGAATAAAGATCGTGATATATTTATAAAAATAATTTCTGAGGAAATAAATAAAATATAA
- a CDS encoding Slam-dependent surface lipoprotein: MKKRNKLTCALFILMGSHAVHAEIHSNQSGPLNIMTVGASDAVQYGSHQMPGGEPGVGISTVGGGKKIGFASLTSARMSGGADSNGIYTVQSNHQHSDMGVFHFAKITDANVYFGDWAKTTSATDATHQTYYVGKDVTTTLPTDSATYTVTGISQYSGNNLLTGSFDVNFSQKEITGSLTNSQRTIDLAGGNLYTANNQVTFSADANEGSTSGVVEGAFFGESAEALAGIVVFSSDHKKDISFGGTKNSSDSE; the protein is encoded by the coding sequence ATGAAAAAACGTAATAAATTAACCTGTGCATTATTTATATTAATGGGCTCTCATGCAGTACATGCTGAAATTCACTCTAATCAAAGCGGACCTTTAAACATCATGACTGTGGGAGCTAGTGATGCTGTTCAATATGGTTCTCATCAAATGCCTGGTGGAGAGCCGGGTGTTGGTATTAGTACAGTAGGAGGTGGGAAAAAAATTGGTTTTGCTTCGTTAACATCAGCAAGAATGAGTGGTGGAGCGGATAGTAATGGAATTTATACAGTTCAATCTAATCATCAACATAGTGATATGGGTGTTTTTCACTTTGCCAAAATCACGGATGCCAATGTCTATTTTGGTGACTGGGCAAAAACAACATCAGCAACGGATGCAACACACCAAACCTATTATGTTGGTAAAGATGTTACAACCACATTACCGACAGACAGTGCTACTTATACGGTAACGGGTATTAGTCAATATAGTGGTAATAACTTACTTACTGGCTCGTTCGATGTTAATTTCTCACAAAAAGAAATTACAGGTTCGCTGACTAATAGCCAACGTACGATTGATTTAGCAGGAGGAAATCTTTATACCGCAAATAATCAAGTGACGTTTTCTGCAGATGCAAATGAAGGGTCAACATCAGGGGTTGTTGAAGGGGCTTTCTTTGGTGAAAGTGCAGAGGCGTTAGCGGGTATTGTGGTGTTTAGTTCAGATCATAAAAAAGATATTAGTTTTGGTGGTACGAAAAATAGCAGTGACAGTGAATAA
- a CDS encoding surface lipoprotein assembly modifier translates to MNYYQLLTKGLLALPLILFSFNGSAKESRDKLFYYLETTSTAKVGQQLYHYLQQQQWQKAERLLLYYQQQPQHEALLVNYAKALLAQNRGDFLNAEIYYQQQLKQKADFIPAQTGLIQLYFHLREYKKAQQQLNQLSNIVDLSKNIIQSIEFYKVKLASYFQGQRFYQLGFFYDDNINHAPYLSEKIVSQSTQGKTTLRGAKPIASTGITHYFSFYQPFIIYSHHTFSSYTYARYIDYHSHRNANFFALYTQLGYRYQKPQYQWSITPYYEIKSSREQYEYQAWGNETQLSYFINKKQTINLSLDYKIKKYQKALNNLNDKRVSYSAYHNYYFNNGMQLVNQLNYQLDRKKNTLLNYQLYGIKTGVYYPLSANWHISLFLQYQIKCFNNYNPLLKKRRKDNGVIFTTNIKSKSPFILGFYPTIELRYTRRLSNVDWLYQYQQHEVLFKLEKQF, encoded by the coding sequence ATGAATTATTATCAACTCTTAACCAAAGGGTTACTGGCTTTACCGCTAATTTTATTTTCATTTAATGGGAGTGCAAAAGAGAGCCGCGACAAACTATTTTATTATCTTGAAACAACGAGTACAGCTAAAGTAGGTCAGCAACTTTATCACTATTTGCAACAACAACAGTGGCAAAAAGCAGAAAGATTACTGCTTTACTATCAACAACAACCTCAACATGAAGCATTACTTGTTAATTACGCAAAGGCGTTATTGGCACAAAACAGAGGTGATTTTTTAAACGCTGAAATTTATTATCAGCAACAACTTAAGCAAAAAGCCGATTTTATCCCAGCCCAAACAGGATTAATTCAACTTTATTTTCATTTACGAGAATATAAAAAAGCACAGCAACAACTTAATCAACTGAGCAATATCGTTGATTTATCTAAAAATATTATCCAATCTATTGAGTTTTATAAGGTTAAGTTAGCCTCTTATTTTCAAGGCCAACGTTTCTATCAACTTGGCTTTTTTTATGATGATAATATTAATCATGCACCTTACTTATCTGAAAAAATTGTCTCTCAATCAACCCAAGGAAAAACGACGCTAAGAGGTGCAAAACCTATTGCATCTACAGGAATTACTCATTATTTTTCTTTTTATCAACCTTTTATTATTTATTCTCACCATACTTTTTCTTCTTATACTTATGCTCGATATATAGATTACCACTCTCACCGTAATGCTAATTTTTTTGCATTATATACACAACTGGGTTATCGCTATCAAAAACCTCAATATCAGTGGTCAATAACACCTTATTACGAAATAAAATCATCACGGGAACAATATGAATATCAAGCATGGGGGAATGAAACACAGCTTTCTTATTTTATTAATAAAAAGCAAACTATTAATTTAAGCTTGGATTATAAAATAAAGAAATATCAAAAAGCGTTAAATAATTTAAATGATAAGCGAGTAAGTTATAGTGCTTACCATAACTATTATTTTAATAATGGAATGCAATTAGTTAATCAATTAAATTATCAGTTAGATCGTAAAAAAAACACTTTATTAAATTATCAGCTGTATGGTATAAAAACTGGCGTTTATTATCCATTGTCAGCTAATTGGCATATCTCTCTTTTTTTACAGTATCAAATTAAATGCTTTAATAACTATAATCCTTTATTAAAAAAGAGAAGAAAAGACAATGGCGTTATTTTCACAACTAATATTAAAAGTAAATCGCCTTTTATTTTAGGGTTTTATCCCACAATAGAACTACGTTATACCCGAAGATTAAGCAATGTGGATTGGTTATATCAATATCAGCAACATGAAGTGTTATTTAAATTAGAAAAACAATTTTAA